CTCCCCGGGGCTTCGTGATTCAACAAAGGTTAGATGTGAATGATGAGAACTTGTCTGATGTGAAAAGAGTGGTAGTTAGGTCCGGACTGATCTATACTCTAATTGACTGCGATTTATTTCACCCAAATGTCGTGAAAGAGTTCATTGCGAATCTGGGGGCTGCTGAGAATAGAGAGGATGGCGTTGCTGTATTTCTTCGTGGATCTATGGTAGATTTCTCACCTACACTGATCAATGCTCTGTATCTGATTCCGGGATTTGAAGAGGACCCTGACTACATGACTGCTGACATCGACATTGTGTGCTCGTTTTTGACCGATAATCGAGTGCAACGTTGGGAAGACATGAGCTCCAAATACCTAACTCGGACAAATCAGGTGCTCTACAAGCTCGTGTGCTCCAACTGGATACCTACGACTAACTACACTTCAATGAATCAGGAGCGACTCAAGTTCCTCTACATGCTTCATCATCACAGGAGTTTTGATTTTGGTCAGTCCGTTTATGATCAGATCATCAGTTTTTCAGCTAACGTTAACACTGACAAGTCTCGGAGGATCATCTTCCCTACGCTGATTCAGCAAGTCATTGACTATCAACGAACTGTGTTGTCttttgaagaagatgatgagtaCACAGGATATCCGAAGCTCGTTGTCAAAGACATCAAGGCAGGTCGAGGACAGGGTGCTGATGCTCGGTCTGTGGATCTTTTGGCTGACATTGAGCGAACCATAGCTGATCTGAAAAACATTCGGATTCGCTTGAGGAGTAAGGGTGTCATACTTGTAGTCATTTCTTGAATTTTATGCGTCTCTAATCTTGTTTGTTTTATCTTAATGTGCATCTACTCAGGGGGAGAATACCCGCAGTACACACAACAGCCTTCACGGGATGAGGAGGTTGTAATGGAGCAGGACAGTGATCAGAGTGAGAGCTTCTGAGCGAATGGAACTCTGTAGTGAGAGTTTCTGAGCGAATGAAAGTCTGTAGTGTTTACGATGTTGCTATGTTGCTTGGATGTTGCTTCATATGTTCTTTTGAATTAATATGGCTGTGTAATCTGACACTCTTAAGCTTATCAATATGTTGTGTTTCTGGTTTCTCGAATTTCAAATTTGTTCAATACAGGGGGAGAATGAGAGACAGTAATTCAATAATGCAGGGGGAGCTGCGATCATGAGATGGTGGCTAGAAGAGCTTGAATTGACTCACTAAGAACAACACTACATTAGCAAGACATTGTTCTGTGCGTACGACAGGCTCTGATCCTGTGCTATTGGCGACAGCGATATCTAGTTGATGTTAGGACAGCTGGTTCTAAGTTGAGTAGAGTGTCACATTCAGATAAAAAGGGGGAATGTAAGCTCAAGATTGTGAGCGTGTTCGAGCTGAGCTAAGAGTGTGTTACACAGTGCGGTGATTGTGTAACACAGTATGGCGAGTTTGTTACGAGTGGTGACGTGTCACAAACTTATGGAAAGATAAGATATTGCTTGACgtgaagcaaagaagatcttctaGTTANNNNNNNNNNNNNNNNNNNNNNNNNNNNNNNNNNNNNNNNNNNNNNNNNNNNNNNNNNNNNNNNNNNNNNNNNNNNNNNNNNNNNNNNNNNNNNNNNNNNCTTAGACAAAAAGAACAATATGTATTTGGGAAGTTACATCctcgaaacaaaaaaaaaattaattgcacTGTAAATGCACTAGAAAAGGAGGAGAagtatttcttttctttcaaatgGTATCTGAGTCTATGACTGTAAGCTCAAGATTGTGCGCGTGTTCGAGCTGAGCTAAGAGTGTGTTACACAGTGCGGTGATTGTGTAACACAGTATGGCGAGTTTGTTACGAGTGGACGTGTCACAAACTTATGGAAATAGAAGATATTGCTTGGACgtgaagcaaagaagatcttctaGTTTGCAAGATTTtaggaaataaaatattgtctTTTTCGTGTCTACTTAATGAGATAATCTAAGAGAGTTTTAGGTTAAGCATTAAGAGAGAAAAAGCTAGAACAAGAGGTTTGTTCTTGTCGGCTACAGAGATCAAGTAACAAGTGTTTAGCTTGGGTCTCTGTGATTTAGAGATTAGAACTGGTCTGTGCTAGTCGTGTGTGACTGAGCATAAATCAGATTAAACAGATCTAGGGATTGTTTAAAAGGTTTCTAATTTACAAGAAAGTGTTCTTGAAATCTCTTGTGTGTGAGTTATAATTTGGGTGTCTCTGAACtttcatttggtatcagagcaggaaGCCTCTGTGGTATCAAGTACTACTTACAGGTTGAGATCCTGCGGATTTCATGGACACCATGAAAGAACTCCTACACACTCACAAGCTTATTATGCTTGACAGTACCAACTTCGGTCACTGGAAGGTGAGGATGCAACACATCATCAGAGGAGTTGATGAAGATGCTTGGACGTCTGTAGAAGATGGTTGGAGTGCGCCTACTGTCATCATGGAAGATAAGACTGTCGGTCCAAAACCTAAAGATCAGTGGACTGATGGTGAGAAGAAAGCATCAAAATTCAATTCCAAAGCCTTGACTGTCATATTCTCATCAGTGGACGTTGAGCAATTCAAGATCATACAAGGATGTGAATCTGCCAAGCAAGCATGGGATACACTCATTAATCACTTTGAGGGAAACACTAGTGTGAGAAGAACTCGTCTTGATCATCTTGCCTCCAAGTTTGAAAACCTGAGAATGAGTGACGATGAGCCAATTGATGGATTCATATGCAAGATCAGTGAACTGGCAAGTGAAGCGTCTGTCCTTGGAAAGAAGTATGAAGAAAAGGATCTGGTAAAGAAACTGCTAAGGTGCTTACCTCCACGGTTTGAAGCTTATAAAGTTGTACTTACACTGGCTGTAGACACAGATGAGATGAAGTTTGATCAACTCTCTGGCATTTTGAAAGTGCATGATCTTGAGAAAAACGACCGACAATCTACTAATCAGAAGAGCATTGCTTTCACAGCCGAGTCTAAGGATGATGGTCGAGTTACTAAGATTGAAGAAAACCTGAGTCTAATGGCACGAAACTTCAACAAGTTTGTCAAGCGTATGGAGAAAGGTGGTGGTAGATTCAATGGACGCTACCAAAAGGATGATTATGAAAGGAGTAGCTCTCAGCACTCAAAGCATGATTCTAGCAAGAACACAAAGAAGTGTCATGAGTGTGAAGGTTACGGGCACTTCAGGAGCGAGTGTCCCCTTGCTAAGAGAAAAGAGCAAAAATGTATTGAGTGTAAAGGAATTGGGCATACACGCAGTGAGTGTCCTAGCATTCTCAAGAAAGAGAAGTCTTTCATGTGTTTCAGTGACACTGAATCTGAAAGCGAGAATGATGAAGGTGAGCTGCATCTAAACTTCATGGCGTTGATTGGTCAAGAAAGTGGAAAAGATACTGATGTTGACAGCGAGGATGACGGTGATCTTGAGCAAGATCTTGAAGCTGAGTACAAGTCCCTCTTCAATAAGTTCTCTGATCTCAGCCATGAAAACCTTGCACTGCTCAAAGAGACTGCAATGCTGAAAGCTCAGGTTAACATACTGGAACTTGATCAGCCTTCTATCAAGACGAAGGAGTACTCGATTAACATAGAATCAGATCAAGAAATACTTGCACTCAAGAGAGCTATGACAGAGCAGGAACGAGTTCGTAAGGAAGCTGAAGCTCACGTGCAAAGGCTAAGTGACCTCTTGGCTATGGAGATCGATCGAAGCAGACTACTCGAGAGTCAACTTACTGAAAATCACAAGAAGGTTCGAATGTTGTCAGCTGGTACTGCATCTCTTGATCACATACTGACATTGGGACAGTGTCCAAGTCTCAGCATTGGCTTGGGATACAAGGGATCCACCTCCACATCTACAGAAACAAAATTTGTGAAGGAAGCTCCTAAGGAAGAAAAGAAACCTGAAGAGAAACGAGCTCATGTTGAAAGAAACAAGGATGTTCTTCCCAAACAAAGAAGACGTGGAAACGGTTGTCACTTCTGTGGAAAACGAGGACACAATGTTAGGTTCTGTTATTTTCGAAGACATCAGTATGAGAGAGCATGGAGGTTGAACCTGTGCTTCACCGAACCAACTGCTTACGGTTGTGTATGGATAGCCAAACGTGATCTGTATCCGAACTTCAAAGAGAATACTCATTCTAAGATAAACACCAGTTCTGTTAAGTCACACTCTGAAGCTGAACATGATCTAGTTTGCAACCTGGTGCGAGTGCAAGTAGACACAGAGATCGTGAGTAATGTTGCTTATACCTCTGCTGAAGAAGCATCACAAGCGCAACTTCCATGGTATTTTGATAGTGGTTGCTCAAAGCATATGACTGGAAATGAAGACTACCTTGAGAAACTCGAACTCATCAGAGGTGGAAAAGTTACTTTTGGAGATGGTGGACAAGGCAAAATCCGTGCAATTGGAATAACCTCCAGACCTGATGTGCCTAAACTCTCAAATGTTTACTTTGTTGAGGGTCTTAAGGCAAATCTGATCAGTGTGAGTCAACTTTGTGATGAGGGATTAGAGGTTATCTTCAACAGCAAGGAATGTCGTGCCGTTGACGCAAGAAACAATGTCGTGCTAAGGGGTATTCGTTCCGGAAACAACTGCTATCTTTGGAGACCTTCTAATGTGTGTTTTGCAGCTGCTGAATCCAAACTTGATCTCTGGCACAAGAAACTGGGTCACATGAACACAAATGGACTCTTCAGACTCGTAAATGCTGAAGTAGTAAGAGGTGTCCCTGATTTGGAGAAACAAACAGAGACAGTATGTGGAGCATGCTGTCAAGGAAAGCAAGTCAAGGTACAACACAAACAAATTTCAGAGATCAGATCTACACGGATATTGGAACTGGTTCATATGGATCTCATGGGTCCTATAACTCCTGAAAGCATTGCGGGTAAgcgatatatttttgtattggtCGATGATTTTTCCAGGTATACATGGGTGGACTTCTTACGCAACAAGTCTGATGCCCTTGAGAGTTTCAGAATCCTTGCTCTTCAGCTCAAACAGGATAAAGGAGGAATCATTCAGATCAAGAGCGATCATGGCGGTGAGTTTCAGAATGAGCAGTTTGACAAGTTCTGTCACAGTCAAGGTATCCGTCATCAGTATGCCGCTCCAAGaactcctcaacaaaatggggtTGTGGAAAGAAAGAATAGAACATTGCAAGAAATGGCTAGAGCAATGCTGTGTGGAAACAGTGTTCCATCTGGGTTCTGGGCGGAAGCAATCAACACTGCGTGCTATGTGATAAATCGGGTCTATGTCAAGCCAAAGACCAAGACTACTCCCTATGAAATTCTCAAAGGTAAAACACCGAACCTGAGTCACATGCATGTTTTTGGATGCTTGTGCTACATTCTGAATGACAAAGAACATCTGGGAAAGATTGAAGCAAGAAGTGACGTAGGGATGTTTCTGGGATACTCAGTGAACAGTTCAGCCTACCGTGTGTTTAATCAGCGTACAAAGTTTGTAGGCGACAATGTTAACGTAGTCTTTGACGATAGCATTGGATTCTATGAGGCTCGTGTAACACAGACAATAGACGGTGTCACGCCAAGTTCCTCAAGACAAGCTGAGAATGAAGCTGAGAATGAAGTGAAAGAGGAGTCTGAAGAAGACGATGAACCTGAGATGACCAAGGTCGATCTTGATCAAGGAAAAGTACACAAAAACCACTCCTCTTCAGACGTGATTGGCGGACTGTTTGATGAAAGAGTtacaagaaagaaacaaatcgACTTCAAAGAGATGTTAAAGTTGGCGTGTTTCGTGGTGAAGATGAATGAAGTGGAATGCTTTGTGTCACGTATTGAGCCTAAGAACATTCAGGAGGCATTGGATGATGAATTCTGGACCGAATCGATGCACCTGGAGCTTGAACAGTTTGAACGACTTCAAGTGTGGGAACTGGTACCAAGACCAAAGAATGTAAACATCATTGGAACCAAGTGGATTCACAAGAACAAGACTGATGAGGAAGGGAATATCATTCGAAACAAATCGCGGTTAGTTGGACAGGGATACTCTCAGATCGAAGGAGTAGACTTTGATGAAACCTTTGCTCCAGTTGCACGACTTGAATCAATACGACTACTGTTTGGAATGGCGTGCAATCTGAGAATCAAACTCTATCAGATGGATGTCAAGAGTGCCTTCCTAAACGGTGTATTACAAGAAGAAGTCTACGTAACACAACCAAAAGGGTTTGAGGATCCACATTTTCCGGATCACGTTTACAAACTCAAGAAAGCTCTCTATGGGTTGAAACAAGCTCCACGAGCTTGGTATGACCGTCTGACGGAGTTCCTGTTACAAGCTGGTTTTCAAAGAGGTGGTGTGGATAAGACACTGTTCGTCGGAGAAGATGGAGATGACATGCTGATCATTCAAGTTtacgtggatgatatcatcTTCGGAGGAACGTCTAAGCAAATGGTTGATGACTTCGTGAAGACTATGACAAAGGAATTTGAAATGAGTATGGTTGGTGAACTGAGCTATTTCCTTGGACTTCAGGTCAAACAACTAACCGATGGAATCACAGTGTCACAGAGTACCTATGCCAAAAATCTCATCAAGCGATTTGGAATGCAGACAAGTAAGACTGCAAAAACTCCTATGAGCACAACAACCAAACTTTCCAGAGATAGCGATGGGAAACCAGTTGATGAGAAACTCTACCGAGCCATGATTGGAAGCCTTCTTTACCTCACGGCGAGTCGTCCTGATCTATGCCTCAGTGTGGGGATTTGTGCTCGCTATCAAGCTAAACCAAAAGAGTCTCACATGAATGCAGTAAAGCGTATTATCAAATACGTGAAAGGCACCCTTGACTTTGGTCTTCATTATACATTTGAGACTAATGTGAATCTTGCAGGTttttgtgatgctgattgggcaggttgCTTAGATGACAGACACAGCACATCGGGTGGTTGCTTTTTCTTGGGAAACAACATGGTCTCATGGCATAGCAAGAAACAAAACTGTGTCTCTCTATCCACAGCAGAAGCTGAATACATTGCACTAGGAAGTTGTTGCACGCAGCTCCTTTGGATGCGACAAATGCTTGTCGATTACGGTATCACCTCTGCTCCTATGCTTGTTCATTGTGATAACATGAGTGCTATAAATCTGTCTAAAAATCCAGTTCAGCATTCACGTACTAAGCACGTGGATATCAGACATCACTTTGTGCGAGAGTTAGTGGAAATGAGGATTGTGATATTAGAGCATGTCCCAACTGAGAAACAACTTGCAGATCTCTTTACCAAACCATTGGATCACAACACCTTTCTGGGTCTTAGAAAGGCGTTGGGAATCATGGAACTCTGATTAAGACCTGGAGAAGGGGGAAGAGTCACTGTAAAAAGAAGAGTCGATGGACTCCGTACGTCGATGCTACTCCCCCACTAACACCTTGAGTCAACAAGTTCCGCTGTGTAAGTTTGTTTATCTGACTCTGGTTAACTCTCTCTTCTGATTCACTGGTGAAGGGCACTCACCTTGAACTGAGATGTTACCCCATTTCACGTTTGAGGTATTGATCACTGCCTGGATTGAATGAGGAAACACATAAGAGGGTGAGTGTTACATAAGGATAAACGTGTGTCACACGAAAAGGTCAAGAAATAAGACTCGTGTGCAGCCTCATGAAAGAGATGTGTTACTCAACAAAGAAATCAATCGTGAACAAGGCCTGGAATGATAGATACTCATGATGGAGCTGGGTGTTACCCCACTTTGCCTCTAATCTCGATCACTGTCTTGACTAGGCAGGCATGTTACCAATCTCTTGGGATAAATGTTTCGGAGCAGGGTGTCACTCCACTTTGTCTCTGGATTCCATCTCTTTCCTAACAATGGAGTtgtgtattcattgcttgtgaacTGATGATACGTGGTTGTTTGTGAAGATGGAGAGACAGACGCACAAGATACCTAACATGTGTTTCCAGACTGTACAGAAGAGTGTGAAAAACAGAGTTGGGGTTAACTGAATGAACACAGTAGAATCTCGTTTGCGATAGCTACTCGGCTGAGAAATAGCTACAGACTTGGGTTGACTCATTGatttcatttataaaagttttggtAGCTAGATGTGTGGCTAAATCGTTCTTCAGTGACTTTACCCCCGAGATGCAGGCATCATGTTCGTAGATGCCTATGTGTATATGCTGGTTATGTTACGGGACTGGCTCATATCACAATTCACATGACTCCTCTGCTCTTATACGACTGTAAGTGAAGTCTGTGCTCCTGGTTACATGTGTGTATAATGCATCAGTTTTATTGCTTTACACACAGGGTTTTATTTATGATTATT
This Brassica napus cultivar Da-Ae chromosome C6, Da-Ae, whole genome shotgun sequence DNA region includes the following protein-coding sequences:
- the LOC106366869 gene encoding uncharacterized protein LOC106366869, with protein sequence MQPSRRSSRLSVKVTSAPVSSAAGPSESSRKRVRKQRRETTPSPPSPPAAVTSSSDDEVEAFQPKEPRYQASRASFQARNQENPDLLRSHITPVSSRFVTSNAAERYEKLAPRGFVIQQRLDVNDENLSDVKRVVVRSGLIYTLIDCDLFHPNVVKEFIANLGAAENREDGVAVFLRGSMVDFSPTLINALYLIPGFEEDPDYMTADIDIVCSFLTDNRVQRWEDMSSKYLTRTNQVLYKLVCSNWIPTTNYTSMNQERLKFLYMLHHHRSFDFGQSVYDQIISFSANVNTDKSRRIIFPTLIQQVIDYQRTVLSFEEDDEYTGYPKLVVKDIKAGRGQGADARSVDLLADIERTIADLKNIRIRLRRGEYPQYTQQPSRDEEVVMEQDSDQSESF